A section of the Triticum dicoccoides isolate Atlit2015 ecotype Zavitan chromosome 7A, WEW_v2.0, whole genome shotgun sequence genome encodes:
- the LOC119332625 gene encoding uncharacterized protein LOC119332625, whose translation MEGLDVFQHYRLNPTDVDAVTYYLPRLIAGQPHGAEKFIHHVDIYSCEPKDLAAKIAPVPQAASSGDRFFFTTRKSKNGSKTQSVRTAGGGTWTVNATTAVKHAGVEVGERKNLSFRKKGKSTGWVMEEYRCLLPEATVADGVKVFCKIHLAQHPPDAARQESAAYMLQEPQREPVTVSTHAQKRPATAATADPHPSRPNKRMRGAVPVPAPATPSFLMYDEAARAMYGPLARTNFPVQDAVAVPAAIEGASASCEFTTTSYHSDVASSSHDMQRQAQAPAISSQSDVLESVKQYSQQQMIVPEAGSSIARSTSEEVVFEPLEPVSNLLDEEADGFDLEELMRMMEDDPIEVEPVTGASTGVEMGQQEPLYLDTLDQGRLEDMLQSDCPYPMWWRSEDGAMHNPASHDADKEKRYNAASDLDAPSLQGHDHLFKPRPCFFDPFEAALKAEEALEKEKRDNLHAGPLGGHNNFFSSASVH comes from the coding sequence ATGGAAGGGCTCGACGTCTTCCAGCACTACCGTCTGAATCCTACGGATGTGGACGCCGTGACTTACTACCTGCCACGCCTCATCGCCGGCCAGCCGCATGGCGCCGAGAAATTCATCCACCACGTCGACATCTACAGCTGCGAGCCCAAGGATCTCGCCGCCAAGATTGCGCCCGTGCCGCAGGCCGCGAGCAGCGGCGACCGCTTCTTCTTCACCACGCGCAAGAGCAAGAACGGAAGCAAAACCCAGAGCGTGCGCACCGCCGGCGGCGGCACCTGGACCGTCAACGCCACCACGGCCGTCAAGCACGCGGGGGTCGAGGTCGGTGAGAGGAAGAACCTGTCCTTCAGGAAGAAGGGCAAGTCCACCGGCTGGGTCATGGAGGAGTACCGATGCTTGCTGCCAGAGGCCACTGTCGCCGACGGGGTGAAGGTGTTTTGCAAGATCCACTTGGCTCAGCATCCTCCTGACGCGGCCCGTCAAGAATCGGCCGCGTACATGCTTCAAGAACCGCAACGAGAGCCCGTGACTGTGAGCACGCACGCACAGAAGAGGCCAGCAACGGCTGCCACCGCCGATCCTCATCCGTCGCGCCCGAACAAGAGGATGCGAGGAGCAGTCCCCGTCCCGGCACCTGCCACACCGTCGTTCTTGATGTATGATGAGGCAGCCAGAGCAATGTATGGCCCGCTGGCTCGTACCAACTTCCCTGTTCAGGATGCTGTGGCTGTACCAGCGGCAATCGAAGGTGCTTCAGCATCATGCGAGTTCACTACAACATCCTACCACTCGGACGTCGCTTCTTCCTCACATGATATGCAGCGACAAGCTCAAGCTCCTGCTATTTCGTCTCAGTCAGATGTGCTGGAGTCTGTCAAGCAGTACAGCCAACAACAGATGATTGTTCCTGAGGCTGGCTCAAGCATTGCAAGGAGCACATCTGAAGAGGTTGTCTTTGAGCCATTGGAGCCTGTTTCCAATTTGCTGGATGAGGAGGCAGATGGTTTTGACCTTGAAGAACTAATGAGAATGATGGAAGACGACCCAATTGAAGTTGAGCCGGTCACTGGAGCCAGCACTGGCGTGGAGATGGGCCAACAGGAACCTCTGTACCTGGATACCTTGGACCAAGGCAGGCTGGAGGACATGCTGCAGTCCGATTGCCCTTACCCAATGTGGTGGAGATCAGAGGACGGGGCCATGCACAACCCTGCCTCCCATGATGCTGACAAGGAGAAGAGGTACAATGCCGCGTCGGATCTTGACGCACCATCGCTTCAGGGACACGACCACTTGTTCAAACCGCGGCCGTGCTTCTTCGATCCATTTGAAGCAGCGTTGAAGGCCGAAGAGGCGCTCGAGAAGGAGAAGAGGGACAATCTTCACGCTGGACCGCTTGGAGGGCACAACAACTTCTTCTCGTCTGCAAGTGTCCATTAA